From the Neoarius graeffei isolate fNeoGra1 chromosome 1, fNeoGra1.pri, whole genome shotgun sequence genome, one window contains:
- the six7 gene encoding SIX homeobox 7, with translation MFPLPMFTADQVARVCENLEETGDMERLGRFLWSLPAAASGSAGEALHRHESVMRARALVAFHGGDFEALYRILQSHRFTRESHAKLQDLWMLAHYREAERMRGRPLGPVEKYRIRKKFPLPRTIWDGEQKTHCFKERTRSLLREWYLQDPYPNPSRKRHLAQVTGLTPTQVGNWFKNRRQRDRAASAKNRLQQDPALLPPGSSPECSSTDQNGSPENRDSSLCSGPRDTRASIQDISVISDSEFEP, from the exons ATGTTTCCTTTGCCGATGTTTACGGCGGATCAGGTGGCTCGAGTGTGTGAGAACTTGGAGGAAACCGGTGACATGGAGCGCCTGGGCCGCTTCCTGTGGTCACTCCCGGCGGCGGCCTCCGGTTCCGCAGGAGAGGCGCTGCACCGGCACGAGTCGGTGATGCGCGCGCGCGCTCTGGTCGCGTTCCACGGCGGGGATTTCGAGGCGCTTTACCGCATCCTGCAGAGCCACCGGTTCACGCGCGAGTCCCATGCCAAGCTGCAGGACCTGTGGATGCTCGCGCATTACCGGGAGGCGGAGCGCATGCGCGGCAGGCCGCTGGGCCCCGTGGAGAAATACCGCATCCGCAAGAAGTTTCCGCTTCCCCGCACTATCTGGGATGGCGAGCAGAAAACACACTGTTTCAAG GAAAGGACACGGAGTTTGCTTAGAGAATGGTACCTTCAAGACCCGTATCCAAACCCATCTCGCAAGCGGCACCTAGCCCAGGTTACAGGTCTCACGCCGACACAAGTTGGAAACTGGTTTAAGAACAGACGCCAAAGAGACAGAGCAGCATCAGCCAAAAACAG ACTACAACAAGACCCTGCTCTTCTCCCCCCTGGCAGCTCTCCAGAATGTTCTTCCACAGATCAAAATGGCAGTCCAGAGAACAGGGACAGCAGTTTGTGTTCAGGACCCCGGGACACCAGAGCCTCCATACAAGACATATCAGTAATCAGCGACAGCGAGTTTGAGCCCTGA